One genomic segment of Colias croceus chromosome 16, ilColCroc2.1 includes these proteins:
- the LOC123698490 gene encoding protein pygopus-like, with the protein MSHNLAGMPSYRLPGPGLGPPDFKPPMDTPTPPAPAPSNPKKRRKTSNANNALTPPQPPPTAQDLLPPPLTGYGDTIVASNPFDDSPSTVSHNGPMMSQNGPMMNQNGPMGMMGPMHSMGGPPMRHMSPLPHNISPMNQQMPPRGGISPMGNMSPMGHMGGMSPMGGPNMGMGNHSMGPGMGGSRSMGSPMSPMNSMPMGSPMSSGPMGSPMNMGSMAGSHMSNSPMGPPMHSPLGAGSMNGPMNGPMGGGGPGMNVPRMNGPMGPNCSNGSMGPNSSIMSPSPMQNSGMGPGHCGPMRHGSPMGSGMGSGPMGVNGPMTSMGPGPPYSGNHMGHGGPMGMGGNGSMGMGPGPGNMGNCGPLAGMSGMAMGGPGGQGPMGQGMGMFGPKPMPVSAGKVYPPDQPMVFNPQNPNAPPIYPCGVCHKEVHDNDQAILCESGCNFWFHRGCTGLTEPAFQLLTAEVYAEWVCDKCLHSKNIPLVKFKP; encoded by the exons ATGAGTCACAATTTGGCTGGAATGCCATCCTATCGGTTGCCAGGGCCTGGACTAGGACCTCCAGATTTTAAACCACCTATGGATACTCCAACACCACCAGCTCCAGCACCTAGCAACCCTAAAAAGAGGCGGAAAACATCAAATGCAAATAATGCTTTAACACCACCGCAACCACCTCCTACAGCACAAGACTTATTACCTCCCCCTTTAACAGGTTATGGGGATACAATTGTGGCCTCCAACCCATTTGATGATTCACCATCCACAGTTTCGCACAATGGACCCATGATGAGTCAAAATGGTCCGATGATGAATCAAAATGGACCTATGGGGATGATGGGACCTATGCACAGTATGGGTGGACCGCCTATGAGGCACATGAGTCCCTTACCACACAATATAAGTCCAATGAATCAACAAATGCCTCCTAGAGGAGGGATCAGCCCAATGGGTAACATGAGCCCTATGGGCCATATGGGTGGTATGTCTCCTATGGGAGGTCCTAACATGGGAATGGGTAATCACAGTATGGGGCCAGGTATGGGTGGATCAAGATCAATGGGAAGTCCAATGAGTCCTATGAATTCTATGCCTATGGGTTCTCCAATGTCATCAGGGCCTATGGGAAGTCCCATGAATATGGGATCTATGGCTGGAAGCCACATGAGCAACAGTCCCATGGGCCCACCGATGCATAGCCCTCTTGGAGCAGGTTCTATGAATGGTCCAATGAATGGGCCCATGGGTGGAGGTGGGCCAGGTATGAATGTTCCTCGAATGAATGGCCCAATGGGGCCGAATTGTTCTAATGGCAGTATGGGTCCTAATAGTTCAATTATGTCACCAAGTCCAATGCAAAATAGTGGAATGGGACCTGGACACTGTGGACCTATGAGGCACGGAAGCCCTATGGGATCAGGAATGGGAAGTGGTCCAATGGGCGTGAATGGTCCCATGACTTCAATGGGTCCCGGTCCTCCATACTCTGGTAATCATATGGGGCATGGTGGTCCAATGGGGATGGGTGGAAATGGTTCGATGGGCATGGGCCCTGGACCAGGCAACATGGGTAACTGTGGCCCCCTTGCAGGTATGAGTGGTATGGCCATGGGAGGACCAGGAGGCCAAGGGCCGATGGGGCAAGGAATGGGAATGTTTGGTCCTAAACCAATGCCAGTTAGCGCAGGAAAAGTGTATCCACCTGATCAGCCAATGGTGTTCAACCCACAGAACCCAAATGCACCGCCAATATATCCATGTGGTGTATGTCACAAAGAAGTTCATGATAATGATCAGGCCATCTTATGTGAATCAGGGTGCAATTTTTGGTTTCACAG AGGGTGTACGGGATTAACAGAGCCAGCATTTCAGTTATTAACTGCAGAAGTCTATGCAGAGTGGGTTTGTGACAAGTGCCTGCACTCTAAAAACATACCTCTTGTAAAATTCAAGCCATAA
- the LOC123698384 gene encoding uncharacterized protein LOC123698384 has product MNLPGTTGESSCKRQENGDGTIEPDRPLKKARFAWQVKGKYHLKNENTESKPSNTSKEIDKPSSSNDNNNQRSNLVGNTEQNLEILGDYLLKQDFNTLDSITDAEKILPPSTSNDKIPYPRYISSFESSSQGNRSSSDEDNVQSPMSLVHTNNYTEDQCIARWQARQMAKCFVDNTINRVLDNWMIAPLPTDMDNNRFLALDVAEFINNLPGDNTIENEGILMAISAHGLQNTSSTSSNDNGKNISTNYNKDVTNSPSSSPIPSDDEISPAPSKSIKNNELSSSSDLDMSWSFEEESKQCDNNDLQLTFFPEKSSSYKYYGDNDPLENSGIECDGDETLNGNDDIMDNYDFLDAAVTFAIQNKGLTSFGTDYG; this is encoded by the exons ATGAATCTACCTGGGACTACTGGAGAGTCTTCGTGTAAACGACAAGAAAATGGCGACGGTACAATAGAACCTGATCGCCCACTAAAGAAAGCTCGTTTTGCTTGGCAAGTAAAAGgaaaatatcatttaaaaaatgaaaatactgAATCAAAACCCTCCAACACTTCTAAAGAAATTGACAAACCTAGTTCAtcgaatgataataataatcaacgCAGTAACCTAGTGGGAAATACAGAACAAAATCTTGAAATATTGggtgattatttattaaaacaagatttcaatACTCTTGATTCTATTACTGATGCTGAAAAAATTTTACCGCCTAGCACATCTAATGATAAGATCCCATATCCAAGATATATAAGTTCCTTTGAAAGTTCATCTCAAGGTAACAGGAGTAGTAGTGATGAAGACAATGTACAATCTCCTATGTCACTAGTGcacacaaataattatacagaGGATCAGTGTATAGCTCGATGGCAAGCAAGACAA atGGCCAAATGCTTTGTAGATAATACCATTAATCGAGTTTTGGATAATTGGATGATCGCTCCTTTGCCTACAGATATGGATAACAATAGATTTTTAGCTCTAGATGTTgcagaatttataaataatttacctgGTGATAATACAATTGAAAATGAAGGAATTTTGATGGCAATTTCTGCACATGGTCTACAAAATACATCAAGTACAAGTAGTAATGATAATGGAAAGAATATAAGTACCAATTATAATAAGGATGTCACCAACTCACCTTCAAGTAGTCCGATTCCATCCGACGATGAAATATCTCCTGCACCTAGTAAAAGCATCAAGAATAATGAACTAAGCTCTTCTAGTGACTTGGATATGTCTTGGTCTTTTGAAGAAGAATCTAAGCAGTGTGATAATAATGATTTACAATTAACTTTCTTCCCTGAAAAATCAAGTTCTTATAAGTATTATGGTGACAATGATCCTTTAGAAAATTCCGGTATTGAGTGTGATGGTGATGAAACACTTAATGGAAATGATGATATAATGGATAATTATGATTTCCTTGATGCGGCAGTAACATTtgcaatacaaaataaaggaTTAACATCATTTGGTACAGACTATGGATAA